The proteins below come from a single Stomoxys calcitrans chromosome 1, idStoCalc2.1, whole genome shotgun sequence genomic window:
- the LOC131994133 gene encoding uncharacterized protein LOC131994133 isoform X1 has product MENVTISYLNICEILIDNNSDIDVTVEVIANSNEGMTAEDVEVFTGFLKKNFFTKFKDRWQKARRIKTRFLDLNENWLKNVYKVCKYTANNEAPSCSNMVKRGRPAKAFEDCQPRTKRTKVQDFCENTSMVLISSAAKKSECLDKSIKAFTPEKALGLILDASLSKHQYEVLRSSAREIGFDIYPSYHQVLEAKKKCYPANVQVQESCSKVSLQQLLDHTVTRILMTKTENEVTELPNELQMFSKWGCDGSSGHSEYHQKFTDPNDSDKYMFLTSLVPLTLTERNNMSTMCWRNTEPSSTRFCRPLKFEFIQETAEVINSEVSRVNDEIKNLRNTVVELHSRNFNISHTLKLTMIDGKVATTISGSSSMAVCFICGAKPTEMNNLDAVILRKCSEEAVAFGISPLHARNKFMECILHISYRLSFKKWRTDSYTKIEMAANKAEIGKRLKLTLGINVDAVKQGMGTTNDGNTARRFFENPAKTADVIGIKEELIHRFKIILAAINCNAAVDTSKFHIYCMDTAKLFVDLYGWYYMPVTVHKILVHGSKIIAEAILPIGMLSEEAQEARNKDYRAYRLHHSRRIGRVATNEDVMHNLLLSSDPFINRFRSKLQIKKLEYDNDVKKLLKDYA; this is encoded by the exons atggaaaatgtaacaatttcttatttaaatatttgcgaAATATTAATTGATAACAACAGTGATATTGATGTTACTGTCGAAGTCATTGCAAATAGCAATGAAGGAATGACTGCTGAGGATGTTGAAGTCTTTActggatttttgaaaaaaaacttttttacaaaGTTCAAAGATAGATGGCAAAAAGCAAGACGCATAAAAACCAGATTTCTTGATCTTAATGAAAATTGGCTGAAAAATGTCTACAAAGTGTGCAAATATACCGCAAACAATGAAGCACCAAGCtgttcaaatatggttaaacGTGGACGTCCAGCAAAAGCCTTCGAGGATTGCCAACCGCGAACAAAGAGGACAAAGGTACAAGATTTTTGTGAAAACACCTCAATGGTGTTGATATCGTCTGCCGCAAAAAAAAGTGAGTGTTTAGACAAATCCATTAAGGCGTTCACCCCGGAGAAGGCACTTGGGCTGATACTTGATGCTTCGTTGTCAAAGCATCAATATGAGGTTTTGCGCAGTTCAGCTAGAGAAATTGGATTCGACATTTACCCATCCTACCATCAGGTActggaagcaaaaaaaaaatgctatccTGCAAATGTTCAGGTGCAAGAAAGTTGTAGCAAAGTTTCTCTACAACAGTTATTAGATCATACAGTAACCAGGATTTTGATGACAAAAACCGAGAATGAGGTGACAGAACTCCCCAACGAACTGCAAATGTTCTCAAAATGGGGCTGTGACGGAAGTTCGGGACACAGTGAATACCATCAAAAATTCACAGATCCAAATGACTCCGATAAATATATGTTCTTAACGTCACTTGTTCCATTGACCCTCACAGAGCGTAATAATATGTCAACAATGTGCTGGAGAAATACAGAGCCATCATCAACTAGATTTTGCCGAccgttaaaatttgaatttatacaAGAAACAGCTGAAGTTATAAATTCAGAGGTCAGTCGTGTTAATgacgaaataaaaaatttaagaaatactgtCGTTGAATTGCATAGCAGAAACTTCAATATTTCTCACACACTGAAATTAACAATGATTGATGGGAAAGTAGCTACTACGATTTCTGGAAGTTCATCTATGGCGGTTTGCTTCATATGTGGAGCAAAGCCCACAGAAATGAATAATTTAGATGCGGTGATTTTGAGGAAATGTTCGGAAGAAGCAGTTGCGTTTGGTATTTCTCCCTTGCATGCGAGAAACAAATTTATGGAGTGCATTCTGCACATTTCTTACCGTCTAAGTTTCAAAAAATGGAGAACAGATAGTTACACAAAAATTGAAATGGCGGCAAATAAAGCTGAAATTGGGAAGAGATTAAAGTTGACACTGGGCATAAATGTGGACGCGGTGAAGCAAGGTATGGGCACAACAAACGATGGCAATACGGCAAGAAGGTTTTTCGAAAATCCAGCCAAAACTGCAGACGTAATTGGAATAAAAGAAGAGTTAATACAtagatttaaaattattttggccGCAATAAATTGTAATGCAGCAGTCGACACTagcaaatttcatatatattgcATGGATACTGCCAAGTTGTTTGTTGATCTCTATGGCTGGTACTACATGCCTGTAACTGTGCATAAGATTCTGGTGCATGGTAGCAAAATTATAGCAGAAGCTATTCTGCCAATAG GTATGCTGtccgaagaagctcaggaagcgAGGAATAAAGATTATAGAGCCTATAGATTACATCATTCGCGAAGAATTGGACGTGTAGCCACTAATGAAGATGTAATGCATAACCTTTTATTGTCTTCAGACCCATTTATAAATAGATTTCGCTCAAAGctgcaaatcaaaaaattggagtacgataatgatgttaaaaaattattaaaagactatgcttaa
- the LOC131994133 gene encoding uncharacterized protein LOC131994133 isoform X2: MTAEDVEVFTGFLKKNFFTKFKDRWQKARRIKTRFLDLNENWLKNVYKVCKYTANNEAPSCSNMVKRGRPAKAFEDCQPRTKRTKVQDFCENTSMVLISSAAKKSECLDKSIKAFTPEKALGLILDASLSKHQYEVLRSSAREIGFDIYPSYHQVLEAKKKCYPANVQVQESCSKVSLQQLLDHTVTRILMTKTENEVTELPNELQMFSKWGCDGSSGHSEYHQKFTDPNDSDKYMFLTSLVPLTLTERNNMSTMCWRNTEPSSTRFCRPLKFEFIQETAEVINSEVSRVNDEIKNLRNTVVELHSRNFNISHTLKLTMIDGKVATTISGSSSMAVCFICGAKPTEMNNLDAVILRKCSEEAVAFGISPLHARNKFMECILHISYRLSFKKWRTDSYTKIEMAANKAEIGKRLKLTLGINVDAVKQGMGTTNDGNTARRFFENPAKTADVIGIKEELIHRFKIILAAINCNAAVDTSKFHIYCMDTAKLFVDLYGWYYMPVTVHKILVHGSKIIAEAILPIGMLSEEAQEARNKDYRAYRLHHSRRIGRVATNEDVMHNLLLSSDPFINRFRSKLQIKKLEYDNDVKKLLKDYA, encoded by the exons ATGACTGCTGAGGATGTTGAAGTCTTTActggatttttgaaaaaaaacttttttacaaaGTTCAAAGATAGATGGCAAAAAGCAAGACGCATAAAAACCAGATTTCTTGATCTTAATGAAAATTGGCTGAAAAATGTCTACAAAGTGTGCAAATATACCGCAAACAATGAAGCACCAAGCtgttcaaatatggttaaacGTGGACGTCCAGCAAAAGCCTTCGAGGATTGCCAACCGCGAACAAAGAGGACAAAGGTACAAGATTTTTGTGAAAACACCTCAATGGTGTTGATATCGTCTGCCGCAAAAAAAAGTGAGTGTTTAGACAAATCCATTAAGGCGTTCACCCCGGAGAAGGCACTTGGGCTGATACTTGATGCTTCGTTGTCAAAGCATCAATATGAGGTTTTGCGCAGTTCAGCTAGAGAAATTGGATTCGACATTTACCCATCCTACCATCAGGTActggaagcaaaaaaaaaatgctatccTGCAAATGTTCAGGTGCAAGAAAGTTGTAGCAAAGTTTCTCTACAACAGTTATTAGATCATACAGTAACCAGGATTTTGATGACAAAAACCGAGAATGAGGTGACAGAACTCCCCAACGAACTGCAAATGTTCTCAAAATGGGGCTGTGACGGAAGTTCGGGACACAGTGAATACCATCAAAAATTCACAGATCCAAATGACTCCGATAAATATATGTTCTTAACGTCACTTGTTCCATTGACCCTCACAGAGCGTAATAATATGTCAACAATGTGCTGGAGAAATACAGAGCCATCATCAACTAGATTTTGCCGAccgttaaaatttgaatttatacaAGAAACAGCTGAAGTTATAAATTCAGAGGTCAGTCGTGTTAATgacgaaataaaaaatttaagaaatactgtCGTTGAATTGCATAGCAGAAACTTCAATATTTCTCACACACTGAAATTAACAATGATTGATGGGAAAGTAGCTACTACGATTTCTGGAAGTTCATCTATGGCGGTTTGCTTCATATGTGGAGCAAAGCCCACAGAAATGAATAATTTAGATGCGGTGATTTTGAGGAAATGTTCGGAAGAAGCAGTTGCGTTTGGTATTTCTCCCTTGCATGCGAGAAACAAATTTATGGAGTGCATTCTGCACATTTCTTACCGTCTAAGTTTCAAAAAATGGAGAACAGATAGTTACACAAAAATTGAAATGGCGGCAAATAAAGCTGAAATTGGGAAGAGATTAAAGTTGACACTGGGCATAAATGTGGACGCGGTGAAGCAAGGTATGGGCACAACAAACGATGGCAATACGGCAAGAAGGTTTTTCGAAAATCCAGCCAAAACTGCAGACGTAATTGGAATAAAAGAAGAGTTAATACAtagatttaaaattattttggccGCAATAAATTGTAATGCAGCAGTCGACACTagcaaatttcatatatattgcATGGATACTGCCAAGTTGTTTGTTGATCTCTATGGCTGGTACTACATGCCTGTAACTGTGCATAAGATTCTGGTGCATGGTAGCAAAATTATAGCAGAAGCTATTCTGCCAATAG GTATGCTGtccgaagaagctcaggaagcgAGGAATAAAGATTATAGAGCCTATAGATTACATCATTCGCGAAGAATTGGACGTGTAGCCACTAATGAAGATGTAATGCATAACCTTTTATTGTCTTCAGACCCATTTATAAATAGATTTCGCTCAAAGctgcaaatcaaaaaattggagtacgataatgatgttaaaaaattattaaaagactatgcttaa